The genomic stretch TGAAACCGGTTCAGCCACAAAGAGCCGGTTCGGTTGAATGGTTTGGACTTTACGCGACCGGAACAACCGATTTGAAAAGCAAGTGAATGGAGTAGAAAAAGAACGCGTGCGAGTGCAGGGTAATGTTGATGGAAACGCGGAGTCTTGTAAAGAGTCTGATGATTCAACGGCAGGGATCGCATCAGAGCAGAGTGAAAGATCGAAATCTGAAAGCATAATGTGACCGTCGGATCTAACAAGCACGTTCTCAGGCTTTAGATCTCTGTAAATGATTCCAAGCATGTGAAGGTACTCCAACGCCACCAACACCTCAGCCGCATAAAATCTGAGCAAcaataaacataaaaaaaaaaaagataagTAACTGTAGTGATAGAATAGAATAATAGAAGATAAAAAACGCTATCGCTTCAATGTGTTATGAGAAATTTACCTTGCGGAAGAAAGAGGAAGACGGTTATTAGGATATTTGTGGCGTAGGGAATGCAAGTCTCCACCGGAACAAAACTCCATAACAATGCAAGAGAAATGAGAAGCTTCAAACTCAGCGTAGAGTGTAGGGAGAAAAGGATGATCAAGCATCTTGAGAATCTTTCTCTCCATTTCAGCTCTCTGTACTTTCTTCTTCAATGCCACAGCGTCTTTATCCACCACCTTCATCGCATACAAGCAAGACTTTTCTTCTTCATTTTCGAAATTCTCATTTCCGTTTCGGAGGCGGCAGAGGTATACAGTGCCAATATCACCGGCACCGATACGACGGAGGAGGTGAAAGTCACGGAAGGTAAGCGCGGATTTGCGACGGAATGTAGCGGAACGGATAGCGGAGTATGCGAAATCAGAGGAGCGGTGAGGCTTGATGGAGAGACTCTCAGGCGAGGCAGGGATAAGGTCGAATGAAAGACGACTGAAACTGGTGCTGCAGAGGCTTTCACTGCTCATTGAACTTCGCTGTGTGGAATTCACAGTCTCTAAACTCAACTCAGAATCACGTGCAGCAGTTTCTAACATGGTAAACAGAAAACAGAGGGTTCACTGTTGATTGCACTCAACAGAGGGTTCAAACTTGGAAATTTGAATGCGTAGGTTGAAATTGAATGAAACGAGGATAATTAATATTAGTAAAATAAACGTAGTTATAGAAAGTGTAGTGTTTCTGTTTGTGAAGAGATTGGAACTTGGTTAGGGTTATGGGAGCAGAAAATATAGAAAGGATAATAAATTTGTATTCGTACGAAGATTTTTCAGAGTAATAAAAGAGGAACAGGTTGGGCCAGAAATAGAGAGGTATAGGGGGAGGTAGTTGTGATGTATTTAAGCGAAAGACGTACTGAGTTTAACAGAAAAAGGGAGTGGGGTCACGTGAGAGAGTGGGAAGTGTGTGAGTCATTTTGTTTTGGCACGTGTGAGGAAGAGAGGGGAAAGTAGGAGTGTAGTAATAGGACAGGGACCCTGGAGGGTGGTGACGCTTTGAGGAAGAGAAATGTTGTCACGTGGCAAAGGTTAATTTGGACCATAGCTCAAGCTTTGACAAAATACTGGGTAATTTACTTATGAGCGTGTGTTACAGACTGTGTGGTTTGAAgctttttatgttttatgttttatgttttttgttttttgtttttaaaGCTGAGACAGTGGTTTATTGTAATGACTGAAAAGTCCCTGTAAAAAAGGTTAGCTAAACATACCACGGTCAACTCTACTAGTAATTTTTATGTACCTACTAGAGTATTTATTTATGACCAAACAGACAATATTGTGTGTAGTTAAGCTACCTTCAAAGTTTTAAATAACAGCCTTGGGCGCGTTGCAATAACGTAATGACTTTTGTGATTTATATTAGGAGAGTGAACACATTTTTAATCTCTTAATATTTAAATTGGTTGTGTATGtatgtttgtttttaattttagAATAGGAGAAAGTGATGTTAAAGTTGTAAAAGTCTAataaataaaactcaaatattGGAACGCAAATTCCAATGTAATTCTTCAATTCTATGCACAATTTCAATACTGCATTCTGCTCAATTTCAATCACTCATCTCAATCTCTACACAATTTCAATATTAGTGGGATGATTCTGCACAATTTCAATCACTCATCTCAATCTATTCCCAGCAAGAGGACCAGAAGAATTATTTTTATCAGCCTATACTTTTActataaataaaataaaattcatgAACTAAGGTCCAGTagaaaaaacaaaataaaaagtaGCACAAACCAGTCGAGGATTCAGAGGATCCATTTATTCAATCAAtatttccttttttttctttaCTTTTTCTCCAAAATTGGATAACGGAATTATTCTAGTTAGTTTTATTTTATTAAAGAGTAACGAATGTGAGCATTTTTAGAAAAGTAAAAAAACTCCAATAATTGAGTTATCTAGAGGCACGATTTAGTGCTTGGAATCGAGCTAGCTTTTTGGCGTTCATGCATTCAAACGGAGTATTGTCTAATGAAAAGATTGGTGATGAATGACTATATAGTGCCTGTAGAAGCAGAGACACAGTTAATTATGACATGCAATGCAAATATGCACATCTTGTGCCATTCCATTTTGTGATTTTGATCCATCATATTATTGTGCATGCTGAGAACTATGACGTGTTTGCCTTTGGAATCGCGTATATCAAACCAATCATATCTATTTACAAATCAACTTTGCTTGTTGTGATTCATTAAAAATTCTTTCTTTAGTTAATACTTGCGTCTAAATGGACATGGTTTAATGTGCATACGACATAAACATacttttttttataatttatttattttagattttaaaatttaaaattttccTATCTTGGATTTTTAACGGCTATTTGTATATAAGTGTGTGTAGTTAATTTTATAAAACTGTTATGAAGAAACCATGAAGGAAAATTACTAACCACACGATCCCTTCTAATTGTAACGAGAAGTTACCAACCACAATTATTTTTAActatattgtgtgatatatttaAATTTATGTAAAATGATAATAAATGGTATTTTTGAAAGAAAAGAAATATGCGAGTCGAAAATAATATATCCTCTTTATATATTTTATAGATAAACGGTGGATGATTTTATTACAAAAACATTATAATACTCCCTCCTTCTCATAATAGGTGATTAATTTAGAATAAAATAGTGTTCTAAAATGATTGATCCATTTAAATTGTcaatgtatttttttttaattttatccATTAATTATTACTTTTATCATTTTCAATACATAATGAGGGTATTTTAGTAAAAATATCATTATCTctctttcaattttttttttaatatatatgaaATGGTCAACTTGATCACTCAACTTGGGACGGAGATAgtagtaaataataatataatgaATCATTGATATACTTTAATACTCTATCATATTAAAATTGTGTTGAATCTaacttagattttttttttgaaataatcaattttttttaattatatatcaaaataaccatatttttaatttatttattaaattaatcATGTTTATGGGAGCATGTGCAAGTGTaattggcgcatgcatgtaaATATAAAAGTATGCGTCATTGCAATTGGTACATGCATGTAAAATGTAGAAGCATGTGTCCTTGCAATTGACACATTCGTATAAAAACATTTAAAATATAGGAGCATGCGCCACTGTAATTGACATATTCATGTAAAATATAGGAACATGTGTCATTGTATATGACGCATGCATGCAAAAAAATTAAAGAGTAGCcacatgcatgcgccaattgCAATGTCAGATGCTCTTACATTTTAAACTTTTTTAGTCCTCTATCctatttttgaaataaaatttcTTTACTGTTCTATTTTAAAATATGCGTCAATTACAGTGGCGCATGCTCCTATATTTTACATGCATATGCTAATTACAATGACACATGTTTTTATATTTTACATGCATACGTCAATTGTAGTGACGTTTTAGTATAAATTAATCAATGCATGCGTTATAATAAATAACAAACGACGTTTagatttaatatttttttaaaaataatttaattattttcatattatttttaaaaaagataattatttaaataaaaaattctcAAACTTCTTATAGATAAATTTATAATAATTCTAAAAGATTAacaaaattaaaattataaattattttcAAATGCGGTGCAGTCTAAATAATCTAGCGTAATAATTAGAAGTGATACGAAAGTGATgtaaaattatttttcttttcttaGCGGAAGAATATGCAAGTCAGCCACCTATGCTGATATAGAGCGTAGGGACCACTACAAGTGGGACGGACATCCCTAAGGTACGGTGGTGGCTATGAAAATGATTTATTACAAGACTCTAAAATGAATCTTAAAATTTAAGAAAttcttttaatgtatttttatACACTTTTTTTCTTAAAgtaaaaaatcattaaaatagAGTACAGGGTACTCTTACAAgctaaaaagagaataaagaaaaattccaaatcaacaaaaattaaaataaataattaaatgGAGTCATGCTAAAATTTAGAAAATTAAAGTTAGAATAAGAAATTTCTCCTATAAAATACTATTTCCAAGTTAATAATTTGATAGATCAAAAGATATCATTTAGATTGTTTATAATACTGCTAAAGAGAATATTGCTTCTAATTTTTCATAGACACTAAACAACCGTCAACCAAATGATTACGACTTTTTCTCTTTTAGTATTTCTTTTAAAAAACCTGCATCaagataaaaaaaaatacttcTAAGGGGATCCTACGAAAAACTCAGAATAACTAACCCAAACTCTCACAAAATCCCAAACTTTCAGAGATAAATAACAATCAAACAGAAGGTGATTTATATATTCATCCGATTGAAAGCAAAAAACACAAACCACTTAAAGTAGTTAACAAATAAGCATTATTTTTAGCATAACCAAAGTTTTTCAAATTTCTTACTACAATAACCATTTTTTTCACAATATACCAAATTActtatatttaaaataaaaaaaacaaaaattcGCAATAAAGATGACGCGCCACTAATGCATGCACTCAAAGAAGCACATAGGCACCACACGCACTGGCGCATGCACCACCAATGTGCCAATAGGACCGACACATGTGTTGTAGGAGAAATATGAGGCTCCAATAGGTCTGACGCATATGTATATTTGCAGTTTTTATAAATAAGTCTTTCATTCCCCACCATTTTCCACACATCTTCTCATTTCATTCTTAAGCTTTTCTTCAATTTTTTAACATGATTATTAGAAGAGATATGTATTTTGTTATTCGATTCTCAAGCCTCCGTTGAAGATCCGACTTTGGAACACCCAAACTTTCGAGTATCTTGAGATGAGCTTGTTCTGTTGGTTAGATAGAGAGATTAAAGGTGGTGAAAAATGAGAAGAATTGATAGGCTTTTTTTGGTGTTCAATATTTTGAATGAGGATAACGAAGCACAACGTGTGTGGGAGTCAGTTAAAACTAACAGATGTTTGTGTTATAATGCATGGACCAAATGATATTTTTTTATGGTTGTAATCTCTTAGATATGTCTTAAGTGTTAAGTCCTTTTATTTGTTCTTCGCGTTGTTGTTTTAGGCGTGTTTATCTTTATTTTGTTGTAACCGAAAGTTGTATTCAATATTAAATTTCTTGGttacaaaaaaaaattacacATCAAGAGTGCATACAATAGTTATGTTGTGGAACTTGTTCCAAGATTGGGACAATGTGCTAGTGTGTGTCCGGGATGACGACATATACCATATAATCTTACCATTTTATCAGTTGAATTTATTTTGATTCTAATACGCATGTTGTCAGGGagaccctttttcttccttctcatatttccgttgtgtcaaactatgtccccttgatatgcaTACCCTGCGTTTACAACTTTTTTTCTGAAGCGTCTTGTCTCTAATCTCCCACATGAAGTTTTATGaaatatgtctaatgcaatagacatgtgtagaaggagaATCTTTCCAACCGTTATCAGGATTATTGTACGCACTCTCAATAGATgcatgtctatctgaaatcaaacagaGGTTGGGTTGCGGAGCAACATGTATTTGGAGAATGGCGTACCACCTTACATCAGTGCGATCTATAGTATAATCAACAGAGTTTTCCATGTGAAACTTTTTTATAGCTCTCATACAATCTTTTTTTTTGTACGAAACTTGTCTTCCGCTTTCAACGCTCCCTTCATCTACATATACGAGTTATAAAACATATCTAAGGATGACTCATCTTCATTCCAGTTCAAGTTTGTCATGTGCTCAAACGGACAATGTGCATGTCTCAAAGGCAACTACTCTTACTTGTGGTCTACAGAGTCATGATTAACCATATAATCAACATGTGTCTCAAATTCTTCTTATTTATCGCCAACGACATCAACTTCAGTTTGATCATCATCGTTAGTTTGATAAAAAAAAACTTGTGACTGATCAATAATCTGAGACAACTGAGAATGTCGAGGTTGTTGTAGTAAAATATACAATTCAATATTGTTGAACCCAAAATATTCCTGACTATGAAGCATAATTTGAACATCTTCATCCTCTCGAACCTTTAGTTGAAAATATTTGACTTGGTTGTTGTAAAAAATGGATTTTTGAATAAAATTTGTGACATTGGATCTGACTGCAACTTCACCTTTATTCTCTATTTGAAATGCGAGAAATTAGATCTTCTATTTATTGCAAACTAGGTAATATCGgtatttaaaaaattaaacaTGAATATTTCACAATCATATGTTCCACAATTGATGTTAGCATTGATAAGGTATTTTGGTACAGAAGCTATTCGTGTGTATTTTGGGTTGAGAGTAGTATGAGATTGGTGCTTGAGATGTGTTTAGAATAGGTTTGGAAGAGTTTAAATAGATGAAATATGCATGGGGAAAAACACAAAGTCGCTACACATATTGGTGCATAATTTTAAAGAATCACATAGGCACCAGTTTGTGTGGCACATCCCTTTATACATGCATGCAGACTGCACACTTGCATGCCGATGTTGACACTGCATGTGCCACATCGAATGAAGCATCCCTTTATGCATGCATGCAAAGTGCCATGATGTCACCCTACTATATAGCCACCTTGCCATGCAGACACTTTCATGCAGCCACAATGCATGTGCCACTTTGAATGGTGCATATGTGCAAAATACCATGTATGCGCCAATAGCTATGGTGCCAATGAGAAAAAATGCATGCAGAAACATAACAAACAACCATCCACTCAATTCACTATAAATACCACCTTCAATCACTTTATTTTAATCATCAAAAGACACGTAAGTTTTACTCGTTTTCATCATCAACAAACACATAAACTTCACTCATTTTCATCATCAATGATGTCGCTTTTGACAATGAGTGATACACATAGAGGAACTATCAACAACATTGTGAGTTTTGTACGTTTATATTTCACAAGAATGTATGTTTTTCTTTTCcttaataattttaaaaaaaaacttaattatgtttttttttgttagGACCCAAAGAGATTGTGTTGTCGTGTACACGAATATGTCCTAAGAAATGTGTTGATAGAACTATATTTACAACGTGTCGATTTTGTTAATCTCCTCAACATTTTTTCCTAATTGGTTGATAATAAACTTATCCTCGCATTACCAGAAAGATGGAGACCCGAAACACACACATTTCATCTTCCTACCGGCGAATGTACCGTCTCACTAGAGGACATATGCACTTTTTTGGGTCTATGTATCGAATGTAAGGTTGTTAATGGAAAATTTAACCAAGACAATGCAATATGCGAGGAACTTTTGGGTGTGccaatttttttgaaaaagtggCAAGGGCCCAAGGTATTTATATAAGGCACCTTAAACATCATTATAAAAATTTGGTATTAACCGAAGATTCAATCGAGAATGAAAAAATAATTAGACTTAGATGTTATATAATGATACTATTTGGTCACTTTTTGTTTCCCGAAACTACTGGTAATActataaatattatatatttacCTTTGTTAAGAGACATAAATAAAATAGGAACATATAGTTGGAGTTCAACCATTTTATCCTATCTATATAGTTATTGGTATAAAAATGCACATACATATACTTGTTCGTTTTATTCCTGTACTCTTATGCTCCAAGCACGAGCTTGGTCGAGAATACCATCTATAGCCCCCATCAACGAGAATGACTTCACATTCCCCTACGCGACAAAGTAAATTTATAACACTATTTCCATTAACTTACTTTATATTATAAATAACTCTAAATAATTTATTTCCACTCTTTTGGTTTAGGTGGTCCACTCGAGGGATGGACTACAATAAATGCTCTAAACACTATATGACTATCTATCAAAATCTTTTTGATCACCTTGGACCAGACGATACATTACAACTAAATTATTCATCATCTCGGTAATTTAGTTTTAATATTAACCATTTATTTATCTAATAATAAATTTTGCTTCTACAATTTATTTAGAGACCATATCTGGGTATGAATCATGAAATTAACCCCGAAGATGATGTTGTTTGGACTGCAAAAACAACGATCATCAGGTTTACTACTGTGGATATACACCATAGTCATCGTGATAAATTGTAGTTTGGCATGCATCAAAAAATTCCAGATTCCCCGATGTGTTTGGGACAATGACATCAACTTAGAGTCGATACCAATGGAATTTCACCGTTTGGACAAACTTTGCTAAGGATGTGTGTCGTCAGTGGAAGCACCGTTATCAACAAGTCATAAACGAACCTGTCATGCCATACAAATCTAAACCAAACAAGAATTATATGAATTGGCATAGATTGGTTACAATAACTCAGTCTGCGTCTGACCTGAGGTATTTGATTGACCCACGCCTACAAACTTTATCATCAAACATCCAACATGATTACCAACACACCTACACCTAACAACTAACCCAATAAAATTTTCAAGCCACCTACACCTAACAACCAACCCAACAAAATTACCAAATcacatacacccaacaaccaaccaaACATGATTACCAAACCACATACACCTAAACCTGTAGCCAATTCATACCATACACCCAAACACAAAATTAAGAACATGACTCATACCACCAATAAGTTATCATCAAGTCTAAGTCCAAGTATAATCAAGGTGTTCAACACATATGAATCAAAATGGGAGCAAATTAATCATGGGAGAAATTGAATCCAAACATActtaaatgaaaaataaaaaggaataaataataaagtatttttgaattttttaatataaaattaaaaaataaataataaaataaatattatttttaatatataaaaatatataaaagaaaaataatttatttttggggttttcaatattgatataataaataaaagaaaaggaaaaaatattaaaagaaaaagaaaaagagaaaaagggAGGAAAATGAGGAAAAAAGGTGGAAAAGGAGAAAAATATGgtcgggggggggggggggtgtcAAACCTGTGGCCCATATGTCACAAACACAAGCCGAACCAACATATTAACCACTGCGCCAAGGCTGGCTTACCAATTACAATGCGCATCcaacataaaatatattaaaacaaaatttaaaaaaaaaacataacttcatcttcttcctcgtgACGTTActgtaattttttttaaatgcaACTTCCTCGTTTTTGTACCACACCAAACATGTAAATATAGCATCTTACTTAGAATTTCATGCCGAATCCAAATATAACATTAGTTTTAATTTATATTGACTCTAACTTACGAATTTCAAACAAAATCAGAGAAGACCTAAAATTTCAAAATGAAATTAAATCACATACAAGATGAATCGATGCCCATTCTCATGGGGCTTTCATTCCTCACATCATAACAAGCATAATGGTAACAAGAATGAACATAAATGATGCTTAAATGGTAGAGTTCGAAATATGAAAAATTTACCAAACAGAATGTATCTGTTGCACCTTCAAACGCATTTCCAGATGAAAAATAATGATCCCTCTAACTTTCTTGAGTTCCCGGAAGTGCAATGATGTGTTTAGAATTACTTACAACCTTCTAAATCATTCTGACCAAATCCACATGCAAATGGAAGATATGAAGTTTGGTTATGGAGTTTGAGGTGCTACAACTCGTGTTTAATGCATACATAAGCTTATGTAAGATATATGGAAGGTGTTTGTGGAGAAAAAATGGAAGGAAAGTGAAGGATGAGTAAAAATTCAAAAAATGGCTTTAGTGGAGTTTTCAAGTTATGACACAAAGTGATTATGAGTTTGGgtgttttttttttgtgtttcttctttttgtttcttaTCATTTAGATGATGGATATAATGTTGCATTTATAGAGAATTGGCTTAACAAAGTTGGATAAAGATTTAGCATTGCTCAATGGATATTGATCAAAAACCAAAAAGATGGTGAAAGGTACAAGTAGCCTTTTACTCTAGCATGACTGCAAGTTGACATTTCTGAGCTTTTTCTCTTGGTTGGAAAAGCTACCTCTAGTATTCATAATGGATATCATAACTTGTTGAAGGAGTTTTGATCCAAAAGTGCTTTTCATGTAGTGCACAAAATG from Lathyrus oleraceus cultivar Zhongwan6 chromosome 7, CAAS_Psat_ZW6_1.0, whole genome shotgun sequence encodes the following:
- the LOC127107103 gene encoding protein kinase PINOID, with product MLETAARDSELSLETVNSTQRSSMSSESLCSTSFSRLSFDLIPASPESLSIKPHRSSDFAYSAIRSATFRRKSALTFRDFHLLRRIGAGDIGTVYLCRLRNGNENFENEEEKSCLYAMKVVDKDAVALKKKVQRAEMERKILKMLDHPFLPTLYAEFEASHFSCIVMEFCSGGDLHSLRHKYPNNRLPLSSARFYAAEVLVALEYLHMLGIIYRDLKPENVLVRSDGHIMLSDFDLSLCSDAIPAVESSDSLQDSAFPSTLPCTRTRSFSTPFTCFSNRLFRSRKVQTIQPNRLFVAEPVSARSCSFVGTHEYVSPEVAAGNSHGNAVDWWSFGIFIYELIYGRTPFAAPSNKATLRSILKKPLTFPTATPSSTLELHARDLISGLLNKDPAQRLGSKRGAADVKKHPFFKGINLALIRMLTPPEVPGSRRPKTTSLYRGKDNHNSNGSSKREPTTSFDIFF